In the genome of Lathyrus oleraceus cultivar Zhongwan6 chromosome 4, CAAS_Psat_ZW6_1.0, whole genome shotgun sequence, the window AAACATGTTGCTAAACACTCCAAGACACATTTGCAAGCCAAACTGGAGAGGATCAAGGTCACATGGAGCTAGATCGAAGCCAAAGTCAAAAGCCATAGCAAAAAGATTTGAATagagcaagtcccaaagacgacttcccactacctcacattgatgtgcTACTGGACAACACCACTCAATTCTCTGTCTTCtccttcatggatgacttctccagTTAGAACCAAATTAGAATGGCTCCGGACGACATGGAGAAAACTACTTTCATCATCCCGTGGGGAACTTTTTGCTACAAGGTCATGCCCTTTGGCTTAAAGAACGTCGGTGCAACATACCAACGCGCAATGGTGACGCTCTTTCATGACATGAatcataaagagattgaagtatacGCTGATGACATGATCGCCAAGTCCCAAACTGACGAAGAGCATTTGGTTAACTTAGAGAAGCTATTTGaacgtttgaggaagtttaagTTGAGACTTAACCCCAGTAAATGCACATTCGGGGTAAGATCTGGCAAACTGTTAGGCTCCATTGTCAGCCAACGAGGCATCGAAGTAGGTCCCGGAAAGATAAAGGTCATACAAGCTATGCTTGCACCTAAAACTGAAAAGGAGGTCCGAGGATTTCTTGGGAGATTAAATTATATCGCCCGATTCATATCTCATCTCACGACCACTTGTGAGCCGATTTTCAAATTAATTCGCAAGGATCAAGCCGTCATTGGAAATGACAATTGCCAAAACACCTTTGAAAAGATCAAGGAATACTTGCAtgaacctccgattttgatgcctCCTGTGCCTGAcagacctttgatcatgtatctaacAGTCCTGGAATGATCTATGGGATGTGTCCTCGGCTAGCATGACGAAACCGGAAGAAAGGAacatgcaatatactacttaagcaagaagtttaCGGATTGCGAGAGTAGGTATTCGATGCTTGAGAAGATTTGTTGTGCACTTGCTTGGGCTGCCAAACGCCTAAGACAATATATGCTCACCCATACGACACTAttaatctccaagatggatcctgtcaagtacatctttgagaagcctgctctaaccgGTAGAGTGGACGTAAGGGTGCtatggacgtgaggggtgctaataccttccccttgcgtaaccgacttctGAACCCAAGTCTCAGTTGCAAGACCGATTCTTTATCTGTATTTGCGCTTCCCGTGCGCACCTTTTTCCTTCGAGGattttatcgactatttcccctctcctcttCGATAGAGGAATCCAAAATAAAATTCGGTGACGACTCTTCTGATTTGCCTTCTTTCTCTCTTTCTTTAATTGAGGAGACATTCTTTTGTTCAGTCCGTCCGGTTTCGTTACCCCCGGTAACGACAACTTCACTTAAAATTAGCGAAAAAACAACATCAATAATTGATTGAAACTTTTTAGTAGCTGAAAGCGTACCTTCTCTAAACAGAATTTTCTGATAGTCTCCAGAAGTGTCATTGTCAATTGCACGATCCAGAGGAACACTGGTTCTTCTTTGGTATTCCTCTGTAATTCGATGCAAATCAACCTCAGCTCTAGTCGTCCCTATTTTAGTTAGTGCCAATTCATCAGTTCCAGTCTTGTTTATAGCCAGCCTTAAGAGTTCCTCCAAATATTTCTGAGGGCAGGTCAAGCACTTAGCTGCTGCCCTCAATAATTTCAAATATTCATCTTCAGAATCAGTTTCCAGATCCTTGTCTATTACATTGCCAAACTCATTGTTATAGTGCTTGAAAGTTACATTTTTAACTGTGCTTTACTCGTTGTTACAATCCTAATCAGGTCCTCATGATTGTAGGCCTTATCTGCGATCTTCTCATGAAGCAATTGTGCTTCAGATTTTGCCAATCTCATGTTCACCTCATCCCCCTCATAACCGAATATGCATATAAGAGGAACCAAAGCTTGTGGATGTCACCAGAAATATGATAGACAACATCTTTTTCAAGAGACTTCTTGAGACGGGCTTGGTATGCTTGCTTTGCCTTAAGGAGTTGAAGTGGAGATCTCGTGGAAGCAATTTCCATGATGATAGAGTTGTTTGAAGTCAACTTTTTAGTTGTTTGGTTAGCTAAAAAAAGCATCACGCTCAGCAGTATCCAAGGTCCACAGCAACACAGCTCTCACAAAATGACTTGAAAGTTCCTTGTCTAAATCTTTAAGAAGATCTTCTTCGTGTGTTTGAGCATAAGTTTCACAAATTGACTTGCGCTGGGCTTCATTTCTATGAGCCAGAGATATTATCAAGCCTTCATTCGTTCCCCATCCTTCTCTAAACAGTGATTGCACATGTTGATCATTTGTCATCGACACTTTTTGCTTCTTAACCCAATAAAATTGGTGCAATGTTTTGACCTCGAGTATGGCATATAATACAGGGAGTAATGATAACCGATCATGTATGAGAGTAATGATAGTGGGTGAGGCATGAGTACCATTTCCCATATTGACACTAGTCGAGTTCATGTTGATCGAAGCCTTAAGATTATGAACAATCACACCCCTGAAGAAATACTTAGCTTTAATCATCTTAAGGTTGTGCATGTAGGTAATGAATAATTGGCTAGAATCACAAGTTCTTTCCCACCTTTTTGAAAATTTCCCTGGCATGCTATCATCTCGTAAGTTATCACTATCAGGCCAAATACAAAAACTTAAAGTTCCATAGTTCTTTAACACTTCACCACCATCATCATCAATGCTCAATCCAAGCTTCAACATTCTGTGGATCCTGTTTCCAAAGGTGTTTGGCTCATCGAGGCTGAACCCAAAAGTGAGAAGAGCAGTCTCGAAGAGAAAGAGAACAAGGTCCTTCACAGATTTGTCATTGCGGTCAGTATCAGCATGCTTCCTCAGCTCCTCCATCATGTAGTTCTCTGGATTGATCTCCACTGTTTTCTTGCTAGACATGTACCCAGTCATGCTGCTGTCCCTCAATGACTGAGCTATCATGACTCTTTCAGTGTTAACAGTCCAGCCATATTCACCAGTCACAAGAAAGCATGGTGAATCAACAACTCAATCAGAAACAATAACCTTATCCACCTTGTCACCCAAAACACCCTTAATCACCTTACAAAGATTGTCAAACTTCTCCTTCAATTCTTTCTGTTTCTTCTTCTCATCTTCAGTTTCTGAGTCATCAACTATGAAAGGAACTTCAGGTGAGGTGATAAATTCTTTCTGGCCAGACCATTCCATGGAATGAACCCATCCTGAATTAACAAGCCAGTCATAGAAAAGATCATGTTCACCAATACAAACAAGCAAATTGATTCCATCTTCAAGAAGAGAAGGAAAACCAACTTCAAGATTCCTCATCCAATTCACGAGCATAGCTTGATGAACTGTAAAGCTACAAGACACAAAATCAATATCTCCAACCCCTAGCTTAGATAAGCTGACCCAATTCATGAGAAGTTTTATTATGCTTCCCTTAATAGTACTTACGGTGTCGAAGCTTATAAAGTGTGGAGAATAATCCAGTTCCGAACTTGCAAAGATGAGAGCGAAGTAGCGGACTGTGTTGGCTACTGTCGGATTGTCAACTAAAGGGTGGAGAGGTTGCTTGGAATGTGGCATGAGGAACCCAAAGGAGGCAGTGGCCGAGCAAAGGAAGAAGAGTGGTTGGCATTAAGCGTTGCCTTAATGATGGTGACAATTGATTCACCATACATTGATGTCACAAGCAAGATTTCATCAGGAGGTTCCGGTGGGGGTATCTCTTCATCAGTTAGAACAATAGGGTTGTCAAAATCTTGACGTGTTGCTTCAAAGT includes:
- the LOC127073698 gene encoding serine carboxypeptidase-like 49, with translation MPHSKQPLHPLVDNPTVANTVRYFALIFASSELDYSPHFISFDTVSTIKGSIIKLLMNWVSLSKLGVGDIDFVSCSFTVHQAMLVNWMRNLEVGFPSLLEDGINLLVCIGEHDLFYDWLVNSGWVHSMEWSGQKEFITSPEVPFIVDDSETEDEKKKQKELKEKFDNLCKVIKGVLGDKVDKVIVSD